One segment of Variovorax paradoxus DNA contains the following:
- a CDS encoding aromatic-ring-hydroxylating dioxygenase subunit beta has translation MNFIDWNEQQEITQFLHHEARLLDEHRWDEWQQLFTPDGLYWVPLVHGQTDHVNHASLFCEDALLRSMRARRLEQARAYSQQPPTRTVHVVGNIGLASRDDAGGCVVRSSFMLLEWRKTEQRTFGGSVLHTLQRDEGMLRIRMKRVDLVNCDAPHEALQVFM, from the coding sequence ATGAACTTCATCGACTGGAACGAACAGCAGGAGATCACGCAGTTCCTGCACCACGAGGCGCGCCTGCTCGACGAGCACCGCTGGGACGAGTGGCAGCAGCTCTTCACGCCCGACGGCCTGTACTGGGTGCCGCTGGTGCACGGCCAGACCGATCACGTCAACCATGCCTCGCTGTTCTGCGAGGACGCGCTGCTGCGCTCGATGCGCGCCCGGCGGCTCGAGCAGGCCCGCGCCTACTCGCAGCAGCCGCCGACGCGCACGGTGCACGTGGTGGGCAACATCGGGCTCGCGTCGCGCGACGATGCCGGCGGCTGCGTCGTCCGCTCGAGCTTCATGCTGCTGGAATGGCGCAAGACCGAGCAGCGCACCTTCGGCGGCAGCGTGCTGCACACCCTGCAGCGTGATGAGGGCATGCTGCGCATCCGGATGAAGCGCGTGGATCTCGTCAACTGCGATGCCCCGCACGAAGCCCTGCAGGTGTTCATGTGA